One region of Qipengyuania gaetbuli genomic DNA includes:
- a CDS encoding invasion associated locus B family protein: protein MRSLFVASLPLLFAAPLAAKDGLGVFGDWGAFRDASVPRCYAISSPIPDRGATNRGAYASVGTWPRQRIRGQVYFKLSRPAPSKSATLRIGRQSFALRSEGDGAWARDAKMDAAIVSAMRSASEMTVRSRGPDGRSYSATYRLGGAASALDAATLACARRK from the coding sequence ATGCGTAGCCTGTTCGTCGCCTCTCTCCCCCTGCTCTTCGCCGCGCCGCTGGCGGCGAAGGACGGCCTGGGCGTGTTCGGAGACTGGGGCGCCTTTCGCGATGCCAGCGTGCCGCGTTGTTATGCGATTTCCTCGCCCATACCCGATCGCGGCGCCACCAATCGAGGGGCCTATGCCAGCGTCGGCACCTGGCCGCGCCAGCGCATTCGCGGACAGGTCTATTTCAAGCTGTCCCGCCCAGCCCCATCGAAGAGCGCGACGCTGCGCATCGGCAGGCAGAGCTTTGCCTTGAGGTCCGAAGGCGACGGGGCCTGGGCGCGCGACGCGAAGATGGATGCGGCAATCGTTTCAGCCATGCGCTCTGCCAGCGAAATGACAGTCCGCTCGCGCGGGCCCGACGGGCGCAGCTATTCCGCCACCTACCGGCTCGGCGGCGCAGCCAGCGCGCTGGACGCGGCAACGCTGGCCTGCGCACGGCGCAAATAG
- a CDS encoding SDR family oxidoreductase, whose product MSAPAVLVTGGAARIGAAISRAFAAAGWHVVIHYRDSSDEAEALAATLPSAETVRCDLSDMQAALAMIGNLTERLDDWRVLVNNASLFEWDDVTALDLPTNERAMQVNAQTPARMAQAFLAHARAQGGRRVIQVTDQKLRNPNPDFFSYTMSKHALDATIPMLAMGAAQPDDRIYGLAPGAILPSHDQSDAEAEVSHRLNLLARRTGPAEIADAALFLASGALASGQTLYIDSGQHLMRQDRDVIYLAREGAGAS is encoded by the coding sequence ATGAGCGCTCCTGCCGTGCTCGTGACGGGCGGAGCGGCACGGATCGGTGCCGCGATCAGCCGCGCCTTTGCCGCTGCCGGATGGCACGTGGTCATCCACTACCGCGATTCCAGCGACGAGGCTGAAGCGCTCGCCGCCACCCTGCCCTCTGCCGAAACGGTCCGCTGCGACCTGTCCGACATGCAGGCGGCGTTGGCGATGATCGGCAATCTGACAGAACGGCTCGATGACTGGCGGGTGCTGGTCAACAATGCCTCGCTGTTCGAGTGGGACGATGTAACCGCGCTCGACCTGCCGACGAACGAACGGGCGATGCAGGTCAACGCCCAGACACCCGCGCGCATGGCGCAGGCCTTTCTCGCCCATGCCCGGGCGCAGGGCGGTCGCAGGGTCATTCAGGTCACCGACCAGAAGCTGCGCAACCCCAACCCCGACTTCTTCAGCTACACCATGAGCAAGCACGCGCTGGACGCGACCATCCCGATGCTGGCGATGGGCGCAGCGCAGCCCGACGACCGGATCTACGGATTGGCGCCTGGTGCAATCCTGCCGAGCCACGACCAGTCCGACGCGGAAGCCGAAGTGTCGCACCGCCTGAACCTGCTCGCCCGCCGTACCGGACCCGCTGAAATCGCGGATGCCGCCCTTTTCCTCGCTTCGGGAGCGCTGGCGAGCGGCCAGACGCTCTACATCGACAGCGGGCAGCACCTCATGCGGCAGGACCGCGATGTCATCTATCTCGCCCGCGAAGGGGCCGGGGCATCGTGA
- a CDS encoding class I SAM-dependent methyltransferase, protein MSDSATLAYYERAAPRYTASSAQDRHQLLDPFLDRLAPGAEILELGCGIGLDSAHILKRGFTLDATDGAAAMVRKANERFDVGARQMRFDELAAVERYDAIWAHACLHHLPRADLPPVIARISRALKPGGLHFANYKLGDEEHPDEGRDTTGRWSSLPTSDWLDALYGEVGFMIEHRYSYNAASTDGTRRDWYALTVRKGTQ, encoded by the coding sequence GTGAGCGATAGCGCAACGCTGGCCTATTACGAGCGCGCAGCGCCCCGTTATACAGCCAGCAGTGCGCAAGATCGCCACCAACTGCTTGACCCGTTCCTAGACCGCTTGGCGCCGGGCGCGGAAATTCTCGAACTCGGCTGCGGCATAGGCCTCGATTCCGCGCATATCCTGAAACGCGGTTTCACCCTCGACGCGACCGATGGGGCCGCGGCCATGGTCCGCAAGGCGAACGAGCGTTTCGACGTCGGCGCCCGGCAGATGCGCTTCGACGAGCTCGCTGCGGTCGAGCGCTACGACGCCATCTGGGCACATGCCTGCCTGCATCACCTGCCGCGTGCGGACCTTCCCCCGGTGATCGCCAGGATTTCCCGGGCCCTCAAACCCGGAGGACTGCACTTTGCGAACTACAAGCTGGGCGACGAAGAACACCCAGACGAAGGACGCGACACCACGGGTCGATGGTCGAGCCTGCCAACTTCGGACTGGCTGGATGCGCTCTATGGCGAGGTGGGTTTCATGATCGAGCATCGTTACTCGTACAATGCCGCCAGCACCGACGGAACGCGCCGCGACTGGTACGCACTGACGGTCAGGAAAGGTACGCAATGA
- the dapA gene encoding 4-hydroxy-tetrahydrodipicolinate synthase, protein MFSGSIPALATPFRDGSFDEAAFRKLVDWQIANGSKGLVPCGTTGEASTLSNAEHHRVIEVCIEQAAGRVPVIAGCGSNDTRNALLHMNFSKKAGATAGLCVAPYYNRPSQAGLIAHFSFLAENSDLPIVLYNVPGRTVTDLEDETVVELVRKYPDRIVAIKDASGDLSRVADHRMGIGHDFCQLSGNDELWLPHSAAGGAGCISVTANVAPALCAEFHEAIAANDLVKARKLNDRLFPLHYAMFSDASPAPAKYALSRVHDWFSDEVRLPLVPASEASRRAVDEALEIAGLL, encoded by the coding sequence ATGTTCTCTGGCTCAATTCCGGCTCTGGCGACTCCTTTTCGCGACGGATCGTTTGACGAGGCCGCTTTCCGCAAGCTTGTCGACTGGCAAATCGCAAACGGCAGCAAGGGTCTCGTGCCCTGCGGCACCACCGGTGAAGCCTCGACGCTGTCCAATGCCGAACACCACCGGGTGATCGAGGTCTGCATCGAACAGGCTGCCGGGCGCGTGCCGGTTATCGCGGGCTGCGGATCGAACGATACGCGCAATGCGCTGCTGCACATGAATTTTTCCAAGAAGGCGGGTGCGACCGCGGGCCTGTGCGTGGCGCCCTATTACAATCGCCCGAGCCAGGCGGGCCTGATCGCGCATTTCAGTTTCCTTGCGGAAAACAGCGACCTGCCGATCGTCCTTTATAACGTTCCCGGGCGCACGGTGACCGACCTCGAGGACGAAACCGTGGTCGAACTGGTGCGCAAGTATCCCGACCGGATCGTCGCCATCAAGGATGCGAGCGGAGACCTTTCGCGCGTGGCGGATCACCGCATGGGCATCGGCCATGATTTTTGCCAGCTGTCGGGCAATGACGAATTGTGGCTGCCGCATTCGGCTGCGGGCGGTGCGGGATGCATCTCCGTGACGGCGAACGTCGCCCCGGCCCTGTGCGCCGAATTCCACGAGGCGATTGCTGCCAACGACCTCGTCAAGGCTCGCAAGCTCAACGACAGGCTGTTCCCGCTCCATTACGCGATGTTCTCCGACGCGAGCCCGGCGCCGGCCAAATACGCGCTCAGCCGCGTGCATGACTGGTTTTCCGACGAAGTTCGCTTGCCGCTGGTCCCAGCGAGCGAAGCTTCGCGCAGGGCAGTCGACGAGGCGCTGGAAATCGCAGGCCTGCTCTAG
- a CDS encoding MOSC domain-containing protein, translated as MTCEIRAICVGLPKPFNGAEPSAIAKAPVAGRVKIRAFGIEGDMVADTKHHGGADMAVHHYPGDHYADWNDWLGGHELLAGPAAFGENLMSLGLVETQVHVGDRFRLGTAILEISQGRQPCWKIEHRFQRKGMVARILETGRCGWYYRVIEEGEAAAGDRLERIETVNPEWSVARVFAALYDKANPPSPADLETLANMNRLSEVWRGKAAAKL; from the coding sequence ATGACCTGCGAAATCCGGGCGATCTGCGTCGGCCTGCCGAAGCCCTTCAACGGTGCCGAACCGAGCGCAATCGCAAAGGCTCCGGTCGCAGGACGGGTAAAAATCCGCGCCTTCGGCATCGAAGGCGACATGGTCGCGGACACGAAGCACCACGGCGGGGCCGACATGGCGGTGCATCACTATCCGGGCGACCACTATGCCGACTGGAACGACTGGCTCGGCGGCCACGAACTGCTCGCAGGCCCTGCCGCATTCGGCGAGAACCTCATGTCGCTCGGCCTCGTGGAAACGCAGGTCCATGTCGGCGACCGGTTCCGCCTCGGCACCGCGATCCTCGAGATCAGCCAGGGCCGCCAGCCCTGCTGGAAAATCGAACACCGCTTCCAGCGCAAGGGCATGGTCGCACGCATCCTAGAGACGGGGCGGTGCGGCTGGTACTACCGCGTGATCGAGGAAGGCGAGGCCGCCGCTGGCGACAGGCTCGAACGCATCGAGACCGTGAACCCGGAATGGTCCGTCGCACGGGTGTTCGCAGCGCTCTATGACAAGGCGAATCCGCCCTCGCCAGCGGACCTCGAAACGCTCGCCAACATGAACCGGCTGAGCGAGGTCTGGCGCGGCAAGGCAGCCGCAAAGCTCTGA
- a CDS encoding cytochrome b/b6 domain-containing protein, with product MKRHALSTRMWHWVNLVCVVVLFMSGLTISNAHRLLYWGDWGFSRSQAWLEVPRFPDWMTIPGYYDLALARDWHILTAWPFALGLLFMWAAMLLNRHFRRDIATARSEWRWPAIREDILRHLKLDFDHGGGKYNFLQKLAYGLVLGVFLPMMVFTGLAISPGIEPVLGWMVDLLGGRQSARSLHFIFAFALFGFFLVHLALVLLSGPVKQVGAMITGGRSDEA from the coding sequence GTGAAGCGCCACGCCCTTTCCACGAGGATGTGGCACTGGGTGAACCTCGTGTGCGTGGTGGTCCTGTTCATGTCGGGCCTCACCATCTCGAACGCGCACCGGCTGCTCTACTGGGGCGATTGGGGCTTCTCGCGCTCGCAGGCATGGCTCGAAGTGCCCCGCTTTCCCGACTGGATGACCATTCCCGGCTATTACGACCTCGCACTTGCGCGGGACTGGCACATCCTGACGGCCTGGCCCTTTGCGCTGGGATTGCTTTTCATGTGGGCCGCGATGCTGCTGAACCGGCATTTCCGTCGCGACATCGCGACCGCGCGCAGCGAATGGCGCTGGCCGGCAATCCGCGAAGACATCCTCCGTCACCTGAAGCTCGATTTCGACCACGGCGGCGGCAAGTACAACTTCCTCCAGAAGCTCGCCTACGGACTCGTCCTCGGCGTGTTCCTCCCGATGATGGTGTTCACGGGACTCGCAATCAGCCCGGGTATCGAGCCGGTGCTCGGCTGGATGGTCGACTTGCTCGGAGGCAGGCAATCGGCGCGCAGCCTGCACTTCATCTTCGCCTTCGCACTGTTCGGCTTCTTTCTTGTCCACCTGGCACTCGTGCTGCTGTCCGGTCCGGTGAAGCAGGTGGGCGCGATGATTACAGGGGGCCGCAGCGATGAAGCGTAG
- a CDS encoding outer membrane protein, whose translation MNKFAALLVAGTAAAVATPAMAQDNTPFTGPRVEVLGGYDVSKAGSTVDDDANEDNDQSIEGIGYGVGVGYDFNAGGVVLGLEAELADSTASTEFEDGDFEGFGLGEVETGRDLYVGARVGVLAQPDLLIYAKGGYTNARYNVESSFDGEQYNSKIDTDGFRVGAGVEYALNPNTFAKVEYRYSNYSDAELDFEGDAPDVDLGEIDTDRHQVMVGFGYRF comes from the coding sequence ATGAACAAGTTCGCAGCCCTTCTGGTCGCAGGTACGGCAGCAGCAGTCGCAACCCCCGCCATGGCGCAGGATAACACGCCCTTCACCGGCCCGCGCGTCGAAGTGCTCGGCGGTTACGACGTGAGCAAGGCCGGCAGCACGGTCGATGACGACGCCAACGAAGACAACGACCAGTCGATCGAAGGCATCGGCTACGGCGTGGGCGTCGGCTATGACTTCAACGCCGGCGGCGTCGTCCTCGGTCTCGAGGCCGAACTGGCTGATTCCACCGCCAGCACCGAGTTCGAAGACGGTGATTTCGAAGGCTTCGGCCTCGGCGAAGTCGAAACCGGCCGCGACCTTTACGTCGGTGCTCGCGTCGGCGTGCTCGCCCAGCCGGACCTGCTGATCTACGCCAAGGGCGGCTACACCAACGCCCGTTACAACGTCGAAAGCTCGTTCGACGGCGAGCAGTACAACTCGAAGATCGACACCGACGGCTTCCGCGTGGGTGCGGGCGTGGAATACGCGCTCAACCCGAACACCTTCGCCAAGGTCGAATACCGCTATTCGAACTACAGCGATGCGGAACTCGACTTCGAAGGTGACGCGCCCGACGTGGACCTCGGGGAAATCGACACCGATCGTCACCAGGTCATGGTCGGCTTCGGCTACCGCTTCTAA
- a CDS encoding lytic transglycosylase domain-containing protein: MSSMGSKSLVSFVFLAGSALASPAFAQTIEVPQRTMVAQQPTRMAAALSQWEYLTKTDNLSFSQYAGFLSTYPNFPKAELIQRRAEAALDNDAVSPQSLVAFFEQYPPLSNGAKARYALALAAMNRPEAFDLARAAWRGGRMSGPAEAYMQGLFGQRFGPEDHDARMDALLWQGESEAAVRQIVRVSPAYRDMAQARLSLLQGTDPASIGLRVPAGAMNDAGYVYNLARYRRSSGNLPEAVNLLATRAPASTPAFDGTDFVVEALRIAKGAGTSQAIAIASKVDDLFAPGTDISQGSFQLRDKYTDLMWLGGTKALWSMGDGAKAAPLFYRYGSAAKSQLTRAKGFYWAGRAAARAGNREEAQRYWEMAARHPEYYYGQLALSELGRPMKQFAGGLPVQPSPEQRAAFNAQPLTQALREISRNRRAWQTERAFFEAIAENARTPEEMALVAELARETGLEEMAVVAGMVAGERDFADFEWLGFPTVTTHSGANWTMVHAIARQESEFDRTRVSHAGARGMMQLMPGTAREEAGKLGITYMSANLTDSPSYNIRLGDAHFARLMDRYNGAYPLAIAAYNAGPGRVNEWLRLNGDPRTGAVDWISWIEQIPSNFETRYYVMRVIGNAVTYANLHPDKSAPYERDIRHYVGR; this comes from the coding sequence ATGTCCAGCATGGGCAGTAAATCTCTTGTTTCGTTCGTTTTCCTGGCCGGCAGCGCGCTGGCTTCACCCGCATTCGCGCAGACGATCGAAGTGCCCCAGAGGACCATGGTAGCCCAGCAGCCCACCCGGATGGCAGCCGCCCTGTCGCAGTGGGAATACCTGACCAAGACTGACAACCTCTCGTTCTCGCAATATGCGGGCTTCCTTTCCACATATCCCAACTTCCCGAAGGCGGAACTGATCCAGCGCCGCGCGGAAGCCGCGCTCGACAATGATGCGGTCTCGCCGCAATCGCTGGTCGCTTTCTTCGAACAGTACCCACCGCTATCGAACGGGGCCAAGGCGCGCTATGCCCTCGCCCTTGCCGCGATGAACCGGCCCGAAGCCTTCGACCTCGCCCGCGCGGCCTGGCGCGGAGGCCGGATGAGCGGCCCGGCAGAAGCTTACATGCAGGGCCTGTTCGGCCAGCGCTTTGGCCCCGAAGACCATGATGCGCGCATGGATGCGCTGCTCTGGCAGGGCGAATCCGAAGCGGCAGTGCGCCAGATCGTGCGCGTGTCGCCCGCTTATCGCGATATGGCGCAAGCACGCCTCTCGCTCCTGCAGGGGACCGATCCGGCCAGCATCGGCCTGCGGGTTCCGGCTGGCGCGATGAACGATGCCGGCTACGTCTATAATCTTGCGCGCTACAGGCGCAGCAGCGGCAACCTGCCCGAAGCGGTGAACCTTCTCGCAACCCGCGCACCGGCATCCACCCCCGCCTTCGACGGCACGGATTTCGTCGTCGAGGCGCTGCGTATCGCCAAGGGTGCGGGCACCTCGCAGGCGATCGCGATTGCCAGCAAGGTCGACGACCTGTTTGCCCCCGGCACCGACATCTCGCAGGGCAGCTTCCAGCTGCGCGACAAATACACCGACCTCATGTGGCTCGGCGGCACGAAGGCGCTGTGGTCGATGGGCGACGGCGCGAAAGCCGCCCCTCTGTTCTATCGCTACGGCTCTGCGGCAAAAAGCCAGCTGACCCGCGCCAAGGGCTTCTACTGGGCTGGCCGCGCCGCGGCGCGCGCAGGCAATCGCGAAGAGGCGCAGCGCTATTGGGAAATGGCCGCCCGCCACCCCGAATATTACTACGGCCAGCTCGCGCTGAGCGAACTGGGTCGCCCGATGAAGCAATTCGCCGGCGGCCTTCCCGTCCAGCCCTCACCGGAACAGCGTGCCGCGTTCAACGCGCAGCCGCTGACGCAGGCCCTGCGCGAAATCTCGCGCAACCGGCGCGCCTGGCAGACGGAACGCGCTTTCTTCGAAGCCATCGCCGAAAATGCCAGGACGCCCGAAGAAATGGCCCTCGTCGCCGAACTGGCACGCGAGACAGGCCTTGAAGAAATGGCCGTCGTCGCCGGCATGGTTGCTGGCGAGCGCGATTTCGCCGATTTCGAATGGCTCGGCTTCCCGACCGTGACCACCCACTCGGGCGCGAACTGGACGATGGTCCATGCGATTGCCCGGCAGGAAAGCGAATTCGACCGCACCCGTGTCAGCCATGCCGGCGCGCGCGGGATGATGCAGCTGATGCCCGGTACCGCCCGCGAAGAGGCGGGCAAGCTCGGCATCACCTATATGTCGGCGAACCTGACCGACAGCCCGAGCTACAACATCCGCCTCGGCGATGCGCATTTCGCGCGGCTGATGGACCGCTACAATGGCGCCTATCCGCTCGCCATCGCGGCCTACAACGCCGGGCCGGGACGCGTGAACGAATGGCTGCGTCTCAATGGCGATCCCCGCACCGGAGCGGTCGACTGGATTTCGTGGATCGAACAGATCCCGTCCAATTTCGAGACCCGCTATTACGTCATGCGCGTGATCGGCAACGCGGTCACCTACGCCAATCTGCATCCGGACAAGTCGGCCCCCTACGAACGCGATATTCGCCATTACGTCGGGCGCTGA
- the rlmN gene encoding 23S rRNA (adenine(2503)-C(2))-methyltransferase RlmN: MADTTLMSIPGQIDPVPVARDITPRADGRIDLIGLPKDRIRELFADAGLEPKQAKLRAKQVFHWLYHRGVTDFEAMTDIAKTMRPWLAERFVIGRPDVVEAQHSVDGTRKWLLRTADGHDFEMVFIPDADRGTLCVSSQVGCTLNCRFCHTGTMKLVRNLTPGEIVGQVMLARDALGEWPKGSMAGLDEAEDEGHYTSDGRLLTNIVMMGMGEPLYNFDNVKGALKLVMDGDGLALSKRRITLSTSGVVPMMDRCGEEIGVNLAVSLHAVTKEIRDEIVPLNKKYGIEELLEACAAYPGASNARRITFEYVMLKDKNDSDEHARELVRLLKHYKLPAKVNLIPFNPWPGAEYDTSTPERVKRFSDIVFEGGISAPVRTPRGRDIDAACGQLKTAAEKKSRAQLDREAAEAASA; the protein is encoded by the coding sequence ATGGCCGACACGACACTCATGAGCATTCCCGGGCAGATCGACCCGGTTCCCGTCGCGCGTGACATCACGCCGCGCGCCGATGGCCGCATCGATTTGATCGGCCTGCCCAAGGACCGCATCCGCGAACTCTTCGCCGACGCAGGGCTGGAGCCCAAGCAGGCCAAGCTGCGCGCCAAGCAGGTGTTCCACTGGCTCTACCACCGCGGCGTAACCGATTTCGAGGCCATGACCGACATCGCCAAGACGATGCGCCCGTGGCTTGCGGAACGCTTCGTCATTGGCCGCCCCGACGTGGTCGAGGCCCAGCATTCGGTCGACGGCACCCGCAAGTGGTTGCTCCGCACTGCCGACGGCCACGACTTCGAGATGGTCTTCATCCCCGACGCTGACCGCGGCACCCTGTGCGTGTCGAGCCAGGTCGGCTGCACGCTCAACTGCCGCTTCTGCCACACCGGCACGATGAAGCTGGTGCGCAATTTGACACCCGGCGAAATCGTCGGCCAGGTCATGCTGGCGCGCGATGCGCTGGGCGAATGGCCCAAGGGTTCGATGGCCGGCCTCGACGAGGCTGAGGACGAGGGCCATTATACCTCCGACGGCCGCCTGCTCACCAACATCGTGATGATGGGCATGGGCGAACCGCTCTACAATTTCGACAATGTGAAGGGCGCGCTGAAGCTCGTCATGGACGGCGACGGGCTGGCCCTGTCGAAGCGCCGTATCACCCTGTCGACCAGCGGCGTCGTGCCGATGATGGACCGCTGCGGCGAAGAAATCGGCGTGAACCTCGCCGTTTCGCTCCATGCGGTAACCAAGGAAATCCGCGACGAGATCGTGCCGCTGAACAAGAAATACGGCATCGAGGAACTGCTCGAAGCCTGCGCGGCCTATCCCGGCGCCAGCAACGCCCGCCGCATCACGTTCGAATACGTGATGCTCAAGGACAAGAACGACAGCGACGAACACGCGCGCGAGCTCGTCCGCCTGCTCAAGCACTACAAGCTGCCGGCGAAGGTGAACCTCATCCCCTTCAACCCCTGGCCGGGCGCGGAATACGACACTTCGACGCCGGAACGGGTGAAGCGCTTTTCCGATATCGTGTTCGAAGGCGGCATCAGCGCGCCGGTCCGCACCCCGCGCGGGCGCGACATCGACGCGGCCTGCGGCCAGCTTAAGACGGCGGCCGAGAAGAAGAGCCGCGCCCAGCTGGACCGCGAGGCGGCAGAGGCTGCTTCCGCGTGA
- the greB gene encoding transcription elongation factor GreB — protein sequence MQGKTNPITPAGYSAMKARYDHLLGKERPEIVEIVSWAAGNGDRSENGDYLYGRKRMREIDRELAHLARRMKAARVIEPSEQPDKSRAFFGARVTLADEDDVEKVVTLVGDDEQDASAGRIGWSSPLARALKGASIGDLRSVRLPSGDKEWEIVAIDYA from the coding sequence ATGCAGGGCAAGACCAATCCGATCACCCCGGCGGGCTATTCCGCGATGAAGGCGCGTTACGACCACCTGCTGGGCAAAGAGCGCCCAGAGATCGTCGAAATCGTCAGCTGGGCTGCGGGCAATGGCGATCGCAGCGAAAACGGCGATTACCTCTATGGCCGCAAGCGCATGCGCGAGATCGACCGCGAGCTTGCCCATCTCGCCCGGCGGATGAAGGCCGCGCGAGTCATCGAACCTTCCGAACAGCCCGACAAGAGCCGTGCCTTTTTCGGCGCGCGCGTCACGCTGGCGGACGAGGACGATGTCGAGAAAGTGGTCACGCTCGTCGGTGATGACGAACAGGACGCGAGTGCCGGAAGGATCGGCTGGTCCAGCCCCCTCGCCCGCGCGCTAAAGGGTGCAAGCATCGGGGATTTGCGCAGCGTGCGGCTTCCATCGGGCGACAAGGAATGGGAAATCGTGGCAATCGACTATGCGTAG
- a CDS encoding glycine zipper 2TM domain-containing protein, translating to MKKIALAFATGTMALTGLGTAAPAAADPPHWAPAHGKRAKDRAMYDSRGYYVEPRRITRDSYMWRGRDGRYYCKRDNGTTGLVIGAGVGALAGHELAGRGDKTLGAILGGAIGAVVGREIDRGSLSCR from the coding sequence ATGAAGAAGATCGCTCTCGCTTTTGCTACCGGCACGATGGCCCTCACCGGCCTTGGCACCGCAGCGCCCGCTGCCGCTGACCCGCCACACTGGGCCCCGGCCCACGGCAAGCGCGCCAAGGACCGCGCCATGTACGATTCGCGCGGTTACTACGTCGAACCGCGCCGGATCACCCGTGACAGCTACATGTGGCGTGGCCGCGATGGCCGTTACTACTGCAAGCGCGACAATGGCACGACCGGCCTGGTGATCGGCGCAGGCGTCGGCGCCCTTGCCGGCCATGAGCTCGCCGGCCGCGGCGACAAGACGCTCGGCGCGATCCTCGGCGGTGCGATCGGCGCCGTGGTCGGACGCGAAATCGACCGTGGCAGCCTGAGCTGCCGTTGA